Proteins found in one Acidobacteriota bacterium genomic segment:
- a CDS encoding TetR/AcrR family transcriptional regulator — MRAEKRKTEVRKEQIATAALRLVASQGMRALTLDRLAGLVGLVPSAIYRHFRGKDDILKAVLELVEARFAANVHEARKASPSVLEALRRLLRKHMGLVMEFQAIPRILFSEDVYSGNPERKDQLHRLVSGLLDALRAIFEEGQARGEIRADLPAGSLAVMFLGLFQPSMFLWHLSGGEFDVVRQTEQSWRVFTAALEPPGGEAGNDKRQMI, encoded by the coding sequence GTGCGGGCGGAAAAGCGAAAGACGGAGGTCCGGAAGGAACAGATCGCCACGGCGGCGCTGCGGCTCGTGGCAAGCCAGGGCATGCGCGCCCTGACGCTGGACCGGCTGGCCGGCCTCGTGGGGCTGGTCCCCTCGGCCATCTACCGCCACTTCCGCGGCAAGGACGACATCCTCAAGGCCGTCCTGGAACTGGTGGAGGCACGGTTTGCCGCCAACGTCCACGAGGCGAGGAAAGCGTCACCCTCGGTCCTGGAGGCCCTCCGGCGCCTTCTCCGGAAGCACATGGGGTTGGTGATGGAGTTCCAGGCCATCCCCCGGATCCTGTTCTCGGAGGACGTCTACAGCGGGAACCCCGAGCGGAAGGACCAGCTCCACCGCCTGGTGAGCGGTCTGCTCGACGCCCTGCGGGCCATCTTCGAGGAGGGGCAGGCCCGGGGGGAAATCCGCGCCGACCTCCCGGCCGGCAGCCTGGCGGTGATGTTCCTGGGGCTTTTCCAGCCGTCGATGTTCCTGTGGCACCTGAGCGGCGGCGAATTTGACGTGGTTCGGCAGACCGAGCAGTCGTGGCGGGTCTTCACCGCCGCCCTGGAACCGCCGGGCGGCGAGGCAGGCAACGACAAAAGACAAATGATCTAA